The following coding sequences lie in one Azospirillum humicireducens genomic window:
- the ybaK gene encoding Cys-tRNA(Pro) deacylase, with translation MAAKVTPAVNAAKAAGVGFRLMEYDYDPSADAIGLHAAESLGLDPAIVYKTLIVQLEPKALACAVIPVAAKLDLKAIAAAAKAKKADLADPALAEKTTGFLVGGISPLGQKKALPTFIDASAEALPEMVVNGGRRGLQIVLAPADLAKATNAAVCAIVAH, from the coding sequence ATGGCGGCTAAGGTCACACCGGCGGTCAATGCGGCGAAGGCGGCGGGCGTCGGCTTCCGGCTGATGGAGTACGACTACGACCCGTCGGCCGACGCCATCGGCCTGCACGCCGCCGAATCGCTCGGGCTCGATCCCGCCATCGTCTACAAGACCCTGATCGTCCAGCTGGAGCCGAAGGCGCTGGCCTGCGCCGTCATTCCGGTCGCGGCGAAGTTGGATTTGAAGGCCATTGCAGCGGCGGCAAAGGCGAAGAAGGCCGATCTTGCCGACCCGGCGCTGGCGGAAAAGACCACAGGCTTCCTGGTCGGCGGCATCAGCCCGCTGGGCCAGAAGAAGGCCCTGCCGACCTTTATCGACGCGAGCGCCGAGGCGCTGCCGGAAATGGTGGTGAATGGCGGACGGCGCGGCCTTCAGATCGTGCTGGCTCCCGCCGATCTCGCCAAGGCGACGAATGCGGCGGTCTGCGCCATCGTGGCCCATTGA
- a CDS encoding DJ-1/PfpI family protein, with the protein MDFTRRETFGIAAAVSVIVGGGRLARGAENDGAVASLSKQGMHCNIVTVPDMVQLDITGPFEVLARTPGWTVDLVAATMDPVRTDRGLRLLPSATRETAKPCDIIVVPGGTGIDAAMLDPAWIAFVQHQAATAKYVFGVCTGSLLLGAAGLLRGRRAGGHWQARDLLTQFGATVSNDRMTRDGNLYTAGGVTSGIDMALRVVGDLAGDEVAMKIQLAMEYDPEPPFKGGTPYTSPEPVVQAVLADTKKRRLKREEQVALAAARMREAN; encoded by the coding sequence ATGGATTTCACGCGTCGGGAAACTTTCGGCATTGCCGCAGCCGTTTCCGTGATCGTCGGCGGCGGTCGTCTTGCGCGCGGCGCGGAAAATGATGGGGCAGTGGCAAGTCTCTCGAAGCAGGGGATGCACTGCAACATCGTGACCGTGCCCGACATGGTGCAGCTCGACATCACCGGTCCGTTCGAAGTGTTGGCGCGTACGCCCGGCTGGACGGTCGATCTTGTCGCGGCGACCATGGATCCCGTCCGTACGGACCGCGGGCTGCGGCTGCTGCCCAGCGCCACGCGCGAGACCGCCAAGCCATGCGACATCATCGTCGTGCCGGGAGGAACCGGTATCGATGCGGCGATGCTCGATCCGGCATGGATCGCTTTCGTCCAGCACCAGGCGGCGACGGCCAAATATGTGTTTGGTGTCTGCACCGGTTCCCTGCTGCTCGGTGCCGCGGGGCTGCTGCGAGGCCGCCGCGCCGGCGGACATTGGCAGGCGCGTGACCTGCTGACGCAATTCGGCGCCACAGTCTCGAACGATCGCATGACGAGGGACGGCAACCTCTATACGGCGGGCGGCGTGACCTCCGGCATCGACATGGCGTTGCGGGTCGTCGGCGATCTTGCGGGCGACGAGGTGGCGATGAAAATCCAACTCGCCATGGAATACGACCCGGAACCCCCGTTCAAGGGCGGCACACCCTATACGTCACCGGAGCCTGTCGTGCAGGCCGTGCTTGCCGACACGAAGAAGCGTCGCCTCAAGCGTGAGGAGCAGGTTGCCCTGGCGGCGGCGCGCATGCGGGAAGCGAACTGA
- a CDS encoding GlxA family transcriptional regulator, whose product MDILSMPNTDQKVPSRLILILAFPGVQIIDVAGPTQVFTTANEEGATPPYELRVVAFADGPVETASGVGLVATAIPAVETVDTVFVPGGPGVHEVRRDPGFIAALQALLRRAERICAVCTGAFLLAETGVLDKRKAVTHWRSCERFAREFPSIRVDPAPLFMNDGPIWTTAGVTAGIDLSLELVQRDHDPALAARIARRLVVYMKRPGGQKQYSEPLALQIADASPYRELTQRIVSNPVADWTVERMAEIAGQSLRTFHRRFQAATGATPAEAVEKVRCELARSLLHTTDLGFGQIAAQTGFHSEVGLRRAMIRQFGIGPNEMRKRFA is encoded by the coding sequence ATGGATATTCTGTCCATGCCAAACACAGACCAGAAAGTGCCAAGTCGACTGATCTTGATATTGGCATTTCCCGGCGTTCAGATCATCGACGTCGCCGGGCCGACCCAGGTGTTCACCACGGCGAACGAGGAAGGGGCGACACCGCCCTACGAGTTGCGGGTCGTCGCCTTCGCGGACGGGCCGGTCGAAACCGCGTCCGGGGTCGGGCTGGTCGCGACCGCGATCCCTGCCGTGGAGACGGTCGATACGGTCTTCGTGCCGGGCGGACCCGGCGTTCACGAGGTCCGTCGGGATCCCGGATTCATTGCCGCTCTCCAGGCCCTGCTTCGCCGCGCGGAGCGTATCTGCGCAGTGTGCACCGGGGCGTTCCTGCTGGCCGAAACCGGCGTTCTCGACAAGCGCAAGGCGGTCACGCATTGGCGCTCCTGCGAGCGCTTCGCTCGGGAATTCCCCTCGATCAGGGTCGACCCGGCCCCGTTGTTCATGAATGACGGGCCGATCTGGACGACGGCGGGCGTCACCGCCGGGATCGACCTGTCGCTGGAGCTGGTCCAGCGGGATCACGATCCTGCGCTCGCCGCGCGCATCGCGCGGCGGCTCGTCGTCTACATGAAGCGGCCGGGCGGACAAAAACAATACAGCGAACCGTTAGCACTGCAGATCGCCGACGCATCGCCTTACCGGGAGTTGACCCAGCGCATCGTCAGCAATCCCGTGGCGGACTGGACCGTGGAGAGGATGGCCGAAATCGCCGGTCAGTCATTGCGAACCTTCCATCGCCGCTTCCAGGCGGCGACGGGAGCAACTCCGGCCGAAGCCGTCGAAAAGGTCAGGTGCGAGCTGGCCCGGTCCCTCCTTCACACAACCGACCTCGGCTTCGGGCAAATCGCCGCACAGACCGGGTTCCATTCCGAGGTCGGCTTGCGGCGGGCGATGATCCGCCAATTCGGGATCGGACCGAACGAGATGCGCAAGCGCTTCGCCTGA
- a CDS encoding sulfite oxidase-like oxidoreductase, with protein sequence MSDTPAIPDKDADRITGPEPGQEVEQEGAVRDKLVATKERWARDGRALTGHAADPARDRLPPGQRLVTDWPVLDLGITPKVTTANWTLSVDGLVENPLSWTWQDFQAQPQESFVSDIHCVTTWSRYDNRWEGVSARRLLELARPKPEARFVVFHSFDGYTTNVALPDFDDDGVLLATNWEGQPISREHGGPVRIILPKLYLWKSAKWVKRIELLAGDRKGYWEVRGYNNHADPWLEERYSD encoded by the coding sequence ATGAGCGATACACCCGCCATACCGGACAAGGACGCGGACAGGATCACCGGGCCGGAACCCGGCCAGGAAGTGGAGCAGGAGGGCGCCGTCCGCGACAAGCTGGTCGCCACCAAGGAGCGGTGGGCGCGCGACGGCCGCGCCCTGACCGGCCATGCCGCCGATCCGGCGCGCGACCGGCTGCCACCCGGCCAGCGCCTGGTGACCGACTGGCCGGTGCTGGACCTCGGCATCACGCCGAAGGTGACGACCGCCAACTGGACGCTGAGCGTCGACGGGCTGGTGGAGAACCCGCTGTCCTGGACCTGGCAGGATTTCCAGGCCCAGCCGCAGGAGAGCTTCGTCTCCGACATCCACTGCGTCACCACATGGTCGCGCTACGACAACCGGTGGGAGGGCGTCAGCGCCCGCCGCCTGCTGGAGCTGGCCCGGCCGAAGCCGGAGGCGCGCTTCGTCGTCTTCCATTCCTTCGACGGCTACACCACCAACGTCGCCCTGCCGGACTTCGACGACGACGGCGTGCTGCTCGCCACCAATTGGGAAGGCCAGCCGATCAGCCGCGAGCATGGCGGCCCGGTGCGGATCATCCTGCCCAAGCTGTATCTGTGGAAGAGCGCCAAGTGGGTGAAGCGGATCGAGCTGCTGGCCGGCGACCGCAAGGGCTATTGGGAGGTCCGCGGCTACAACAATCACGCCGACCCGTGGCTGGAGGAACGCTATTCCGACTGA